A single region of the Aptenodytes patagonicus chromosome 7, bAptPat1.pri.cur, whole genome shotgun sequence genome encodes:
- the CCDC198 gene encoding factor associated with metabolism and energy, with product MGLSSSKTHPKVTKVAPMRAREDLPALAAPYRLPGVPGEPSLHPPAVAEWGKPTIHQQLPPLRETWYGRASAGPLSFNTVPEKGETSIIKQHPPRRPQRLEPAGPPQAIAPAKPWSQQEVAAIPKTKALEKRGQSLRHFPGRRQHLHKLQMLDLTRRRREAELKRNLHREAKINKQKIKEFSPKKVLDAPQRGDSAESRDLVPAEHNQRFHGDDRGNTWGRGLSRQHDGSELAPGKSRKVDLWFCRESRTRDLFWDTSSTGSEEWEREEKKIYRKPTLVRTKTERVSLFDDFFDEDF from the exons ATGGGCCTGAGCTCTTCCAAGACACACCCCAAGGTGACCAAGGTGGCACCGATGCGCGCCAGGGAGGACCTGCCCGCTCTCGCCGCCCCATACCGGCTCCCCGGTGTGCCGGGAGAGCCCAGCCTGCACCCACCGGCCGTGGCGGAGTGGGGAAAACCCACAATTCACCAGCAACTTCCACCTCTCCGGGAGACCTGGTACGGGAGAGCCTCTGCAG GGCCCCTTTCGTTCAACACCGTTCCGGAAAAGGGAGAAACCAGCATCATTAAACAGCACCCGCCACGAAGACCTCAA AGGCTTGAACCCGCTGGCCCTCCGCAAGCCATCGCTCCTGCAAAGCCCTGGAGTCAGCAAGAAGTGGCTGCAATCCCAAAAACGAAG GCTCTGGAGAAGAGGGGGCAAAGCCTGAGACACTTCCCTGGCAGGCGGCAGCACTTACACAAGCTGCAGATGCTGGACTTGACCCGCAGGCGCCGAGAG GCAGAGCTGAAGCGAAATCTCCACAGGGAGGCAAAAATcaataaacaaaaaatcaagGAATTCAGCCCAAAGAAAGTCCTTGACGCTCCCCAGAGAGGTGACAGCGCCGAAAGCCGAGACCTCGTCCCTGCTGAGCACAATCAACGTTTTCATGGAGACGACCGTG gaAACACATGGGGTAGAGGACTCTCCAGGCAGCATGATGGGTCTGAACTTGCTCCAGGCAAGAGCAGGAAGGTTGACCTGTGGTTCTGCAGGGAGTCGCGGACGAGGGATCTGTTCTGGGACACCTCCAGCACGGGTTCCGAggagtgggaaagggaagagaagaagatTTACCGCAAGCCTACGCTTGTGAGAACCAAGACAGAGAGAGTTTCTCTCTTCGATGACTTCTTTGATGAGGATTTCTAA